DNA sequence from the Cupriavidus sp. WKF15 genome:
GATTTCAAGCCGTTCTCGATACGCTGCTGCTGGTTGACGTCGCGCTGGATAGCGTTAGTGACGGCCGGCGCTTGCGCCATGGCGAAGGTGGACGCAGCGGCGGCGACAACGCCGGCGCCGATCAGCAGGGTAGTGCGCAGGGTACGGGCACGCGATTGGGGCATCAGATTCTCCTGGGTGGCTTGTTGTTCCGGGTCGGTCGGCACCAAGCGGTGAACCGGCCTGCCTGCACCAATGCCCCGGCCGCCCGCGGCGATGACAGGCGCTTTGTAAACGGTGTAACAGCATCTTTCGGGGGCAGTTTCCGGATTCGCCCGATGCCGTTTGGCGCCGGAACAACAGCCTCCCGCCCCGGTTGTGCCGGTCGCGCTGCACGGCGCCGCGGATTTGGCGCCGGCCTGGAATTTTTATCGTCCGACGAGGTCCGCGTCGCTATAATCCGCGTTTTGATTCGGCTACGACCGCAGGCCAAGTGCGCCATCCCGCCCAGGGACGGGCGTCCCAATGCCCCTCAAGCGGCCCCGACCGATGAATTGGACTCCGGGACGCAGGACAGCAGGACAGAACAGCCGGCCCGGCATTCGGTTTTTCGCCACAAGGGCATTTTCTGCATAGGGCAGCGGCATGCTGATCTGGTTCGTCATCATCTACTGGGTAGTCTCGGTCGGCATCGGCCTGTGGGCGGCACTGCGCGTACGCAACACCACCGATTTCGCCGTGGCCGGTCGCAGCCTGCCGTTCTACGTCGTCACCGCCACCGTCTTTGCCACCTGGTTCGGTTCCGAAACCGTGCTGGGCATTCCCGCGGTATTCCTGAAAGAGGGCCTGTCCGGCGTCGTCTCGGACCCGTTCGGCTCGTCGCTGTGCCTGATCCTGGTGGGCCTGTTCTTCGCCCGGCCGCTGTACCGGATGAACCTGCTCACCATCGGCGACTACTACCACAACCGCTATGGGCGGCTGGCCGAGGTGCTGACCACGCTGTGCATCGTGGTGTCCTACCTGGGCTGGGTGGCGGCGCAGATCAAGGCGCTCGGGCTGGTGTTCTACACGGTCTCCGACGGCGCGCTGTCGCAGGACGCCGGCATGATGATCGGCGCGGCCAGCGTGCTGGTGTACACGCTGTTCGGCGGCATGTGGTCGGTCGCGGTGACGGACTTCATCCAGATGATCATCATCGTGGTCGGCATGCTCTATATCGGCTACGAGGTCAGCGGCCAGGCCGGCGGCGTGACCGCGGTGGTATCGCACGCGGCCGCGGCCGGCAAGTTCGAGTTCCTGCCGTCGCTGGACCTGGTGCAGGTCATCGGGTTTGCCGCGGCGCTGTTCACCATGATGCTCGGTTCGATCCCGCAGCAGGACGTGTTCCAGCGCGTGACGTCGTCGCGCACCGAGCAGATCGCCGGGCGCGCGTCCGTGCTTGGCGGCGTGCTGTATTTCTTCTTTGCCTTCATCCCGATGTTCCTGGCCTATTCGGCCACGCTGATCGATCCGGGCATGGTGGCGAAATACATCAATGCGGACTCCCAGCTGATCCTGCCGCAGCTGATCCTGCAGCACGCGCCGATGTTCGCGCAGGTCATGTTCTTCGGTGCGCTGCTGTCGGCTATCAAGAGCTGCGCCTCGGCGACGCTGCTGGCGCCGTCGGTGACGTTCGCCGAGAACATCCTGCGGCCGTACTTCCGGCACCTGGACGACCGGAAGTTCCTGCGCGTGATGCAGACGGTCGTGCTGGTGTTCACCGCTACCGTGACCCTGTTCGCGCTCAATTCGCATCTTTCGATCTTCCATATGGTCGAAAATGCCTATAAGGTCACCTTGGTCTCGTCGTTCGTGCCGCTCGCCTTCGGTATGTTCTGGAAGCCGGCCACCCGCCAGGGCGGCCTGGCGGCCATCCTGCTGGGCCTTGGGTCCTGGCTGACTTGCGAGATCTCCTTTGCCGACGCGGTGATGCCGCCGCAGATGGTCGGCCTGCTGTTCTCGGTCAGCGGCATGGTGGTCGGTTCGCTGCTGCCGCAGTGGATTGCGGATCACGCGCCCGTCAAGGAAGTACACATCGCCTGACGGCCCTGCGGGCGGGACGGCCCACTGATTGGATGATCCTGGCCCCTGGCGGCCGGTTGTGCCGCTTTGTGCCTGTATTTCCGCCCGTCAGGCAAGTCCGTAAGGGTTTATAATTCAAGGCTTTGCATCGTCGTGCGCGGTCGCGCGGGCGGTGCCTGCACTGTTCCGATCCAGATTTCTCGCGAAAAACACACCATGCCGATCTATGCCTACCGTTGCGACGCCTGCGGCCACGGGCGCGATGTGCTGCAGAAGATGAGCGACGCTCCGCTCACCGACTGCCCGTCCTGCGGCGCCGCCGGAGCCTTCAAGAAGCAGTTGACCGCGGCCGGTTTCCAGCTCAAGGGTTCGGGCTGGTACGTGACCGATTT
Encoded proteins:
- a CDS encoding sodium:solute symporter family protein, which encodes MLIWFVIIYWVVSVGIGLWAALRVRNTTDFAVAGRSLPFYVVTATVFATWFGSETVLGIPAVFLKEGLSGVVSDPFGSSLCLILVGLFFARPLYRMNLLTIGDYYHNRYGRLAEVLTTLCIVVSYLGWVAAQIKALGLVFYTVSDGALSQDAGMMIGAASVLVYTLFGGMWSVAVTDFIQMIIIVVGMLYIGYEVSGQAGGVTAVVSHAAAAGKFEFLPSLDLVQVIGFAAALFTMMLGSIPQQDVFQRVTSSRTEQIAGRASVLGGVLYFFFAFIPMFLAYSATLIDPGMVAKYINADSQLILPQLILQHAPMFAQVMFFGALLSAIKSCASATLLAPSVTFAENILRPYFRHLDDRKFLRVMQTVVLVFTATVTLFALNSHLSIFHMVENAYKVTLVSSFVPLAFGMFWKPATRQGGLAAILLGLGSWLTCEISFADAVMPPQMVGLLFSVSGMVVGSLLPQWIADHAPVKEVHIA
- a CDS encoding FmdB family zinc ribbon protein, coding for MPIYAYRCDACGHGRDVLQKMSDAPLTDCPSCGAAGAFKKQLTAAGFQLKGSGWYVTDFRGGSGGTSAAATSGTAAPAAAAGATAAASTESSASTTTSATPAAGGCGSACACH